The following coding sequences lie in one Pseudomonas monsensis genomic window:
- a CDS encoding GlpM family protein, with product MLKAALGAAVVVILAALSKTRNYYIAGLVPLFPTFALIAHYIVGKGRSIDDLKATIVFGMWSIIPYFIYLATLYVMVDRMRLEASLAVAVVAWLIAATVLVTVWVRLHA from the coding sequence ATTCTCAAAGCAGCGCTCGGTGCGGCAGTGGTGGTGATCCTCGCCGCCCTGTCGAAAACCAGAAACTACTACATCGCCGGGCTGGTACCGCTGTTTCCGACCTTTGCCCTGATCGCCCACTACATCGTCGGCAAAGGCCGTTCAATCGACGATCTGAAGGCGACCATCGTGTTCGGCATGTGGTCGATCATTCCGTACTTCATTTATCTGGCGACGCTGTACGTGATGGTTGACCGCATGCGCCTGGAAGCGTCGCTCGCGGTGGCGGTTGTGGCGTGGCTGATCGCGGCGACGGTGCTGGTCACAGTCTGGGTGCGCCTGCACGCCTGA
- a CDS encoding arginase: protein MNILDLDHSLTAQAPIARLLDSGRARRLDLLDLGPKLRLWSSERTWRRFAERLQQRPRHSGPAPEIFFVGSGDYHHLTPAFLTDLPEPVSLIHFDNHPDWVRFAPRRHCGSWVNQALKLPNIHRIVTLGPCSDDLQNPQLKGGNLAALRRGVLQLFPWQHAPSRVWGRVGDGAGHAQQENMLHWHNLSELDWRQFLDKMIASLPTEAVWITIDKDVLASEDAATNWDQGGMRLSHMLQALRALAASKRVLGIDICGEYARPAFSNLLKRWEAKTDQPPAERWSDADILRNSATNQALIELFEELFP, encoded by the coding sequence TTGAACATTTTAGATCTCGACCACAGCCTGACGGCCCAGGCACCGATTGCGCGACTGCTCGACAGTGGCCGCGCCAGACGCCTGGACCTGCTCGACCTCGGCCCGAAACTCCGGCTCTGGTCCAGCGAACGCACCTGGCGGCGCTTCGCCGAACGCTTGCAGCAACGGCCGCGCCACAGCGGCCCGGCGCCGGAAATCTTCTTCGTCGGTTCCGGTGATTATCACCACCTGACCCCGGCGTTTCTCACCGACCTGCCCGAGCCGGTCAGCCTGATCCACTTCGACAATCACCCCGACTGGGTGCGTTTCGCGCCGCGTCGGCACTGCGGCTCGTGGGTCAATCAGGCGCTGAAACTGCCGAACATCCACCGCATCGTCACGCTCGGCCCGTGCAGCGATGACCTGCAAAACCCGCAGTTGAAGGGCGGCAATCTCGCGGCCCTCAGACGCGGGGTGCTGCAGCTGTTTCCGTGGCAGCACGCGCCCTCCAGAGTCTGGGGACGGGTCGGCGACGGCGCCGGGCATGCACAACAGGAAAACATGCTGCACTGGCACAACTTGTCGGAACTCGACTGGCGCCAGTTCCTCGACAAGATGATCGCCAGTCTGCCGACCGAGGCAGTGTGGATCACCATCGACAAGGACGTGCTTGCCAGCGAAGACGCCGCCACCAACTGGGATCAGGGCGGCATGCGCCTGAGCCACATGCTCCAGGCCCTGCGCGCTCTGGCGGCGAGCAAGCGGGTCCTCGGCATCGACATCTGCGGCGAATACGCACGCCCGGCCTTCAGTAACCTGCTCAAACGCTGGGAAGCGAAGACCGACCAGCCCCCGGCCGAGCGCTGGAGCGACGCCGATATCCTGCGCAATTCGGCGACCAATCAAGCCTTGATCGAGCTGTTCGAGGAGTTGTTTCCATGA
- a CDS encoding transporter, whose product MTFTVIVLVALSIVLDVIGQLCFKLGLDRLPALEGGFRLQVFWGQVFNAPLLWAGIGAYAIEFFVWLGALSRAPLSLLFPAAALAYCGVVLTGKVVLGETVSRRRWLGTLVITAGVMLVCAGHV is encoded by the coding sequence ATGACGTTTACCGTGATTGTGCTGGTGGCCTTGTCGATTGTTCTGGATGTGATCGGCCAGCTCTGTTTCAAACTGGGCCTGGACCGCCTGCCGGCGCTGGAGGGTGGTTTTCGCCTGCAGGTGTTCTGGGGCCAGGTGTTCAACGCGCCGCTGCTGTGGGCCGGGATCGGGGCTTATGCGATCGAGTTCTTCGTCTGGCTCGGAGCCCTGTCGCGGGCGCCGCTGAGCCTGCTGTTTCCGGCGGCCGCGCTGGCTTATTGCGGCGTGGTACTGACGGGCAAAGTGGTGCTCGGTGAAACCGTCAGCCGGCGCCGCTGGCTGGGTACGCTGGTGATTACGGCGGGCGTGATGCTCGTGTGTGCCGGCCATGTCTGA
- a CDS encoding EamA family transporter → MHWLHGRLGTIVLWALLIILESGGQIASKVGGDQLGQMDFSLQWLQGIVMTPGVWVAIACYIGAFFVWMLILRRSSLSLAFPLSSLVFVGVLLGSWLGLGEQISLLHWVGVAVIMGGIALLAEGEEH, encoded by the coding sequence ATGCATTGGCTCCACGGGCGCCTGGGCACCATCGTGCTGTGGGCGCTGTTGATCATTCTGGAAAGTGGCGGACAGATCGCGAGCAAGGTCGGCGGCGATCAGTTGGGGCAGATGGACTTCAGCCTGCAATGGCTGCAAGGCATCGTCATGACGCCCGGCGTGTGGGTGGCGATTGCCTGCTACATCGGCGCGTTTTTTGTCTGGATGCTGATTCTGCGCCGCAGCAGCCTGTCACTGGCGTTTCCCCTGAGTTCGCTGGTGTTTGTCGGCGTGCTGCTGGGATCGTGGCTGGGGCTGGGCGAGCAGATCAGCCTGCTGCACTGGGTCGGCGTGGCGGTGATCATGGGCGGGATTGCCCTGCTTGCCGAGGGCGAAGAACACTGA
- a CDS encoding fatty acid desaturase family protein, which yields MARPAYRLLAHSLWDLIPIALGIAHFACVLWLVSAFPQLSWWAFVPLALGYAISLSWSINSISHNQIHNAYFTPAWLNRAFDLLLSVTIGFSQTLYRDIHNRHHRGNSDRPGADGKTIDPLSIYLRGKNGQPENPWAYTFLSFFRDDPTPIYEEMRRKRPKDARWVKVEIYVTLAFYLLLAVYDWQAVLVLLPFWYLGQALSSLNGYYEHFGGNPDLPIAWGVSAYSPLYNLLWMNNGYHAEHHYRPKMHWTQVKAYHRQIARQQQEAGVKEIALAHGLGFLLNHQKPDA from the coding sequence ATGGCTCGCCCTGCTTATCGTCTGTTGGCCCATTCGTTGTGGGACTTGATCCCCATTGCATTGGGCATTGCCCACTTCGCCTGTGTCCTGTGGCTGGTCTCAGCCTTTCCTCAGCTGTCCTGGTGGGCCTTTGTGCCGCTGGCGCTGGGCTATGCGATCAGCCTGTCGTGGAGCATCAACAGCATTTCCCACAACCAGATCCACAACGCCTACTTCACCCCGGCGTGGCTGAACCGGGCGTTCGATCTGCTGTTGTCGGTGACCATCGGTTTTTCACAAACTCTCTATCGTGATATCCACAACCGGCATCACCGTGGCAACTCGGACCGGCCGGGAGCGGACGGCAAGACGATTGATCCGCTGTCGATTTATCTGCGCGGCAAAAACGGTCAGCCAGAAAATCCCTGGGCCTATACGTTTCTGAGTTTTTTCCGCGACGATCCCACGCCGATCTACGAAGAAATGCGCCGCAAACGGCCGAAGGACGCGCGTTGGGTCAAGGTGGAAATCTATGTGACGCTGGCGTTCTATCTGCTGCTGGCGGTGTACGACTGGCAAGCGGTGCTGGTGCTGCTGCCGTTCTGGTACCTGGGGCAGGCGTTGTCGTCGCTCAACGGTTATTACGAGCATTTTGGCGGCAACCCGGACTTGCCCATCGCGTGGGGCGTGAGCGCCTACAGCCCGCTGTACAACCTGTTGTGGATGAACAACGGCTATCACGCCGAGCACCACTATCGGCCGAAAATGCACTGGACTCAGGTCAAGGCCTATCACCGGCAGATCGCCCGGCAGCAGCAGGAAGCGGGGGTGAAGGAGATTGCATTGGCGCATGGTCTGGGGTTCTTGCTGAACCACCAGAAGCCCGACGCCTGA
- a CDS encoding MipA/OmpV family protein, which produces MQRKTLALLAALASFSGAALADGITGEAGLGAGYQPHDPTGSRYETRPIPYLDLDWGDVSLGTDDGLTWSALKTNGFSAGPYINYLSGRTANGELRGLRDVPDMAEAGGFVQYAPADFWRVFAFVGQAAGGGSGQGGVFGKVGGEIGYPLGGGVIGSSNLTAHFTDAQGTQTFFGVSDREAQASGIRAYNAGGGLQNVALTQSFEFALAPHWSLVTSASWIHLTRSAADSSIVKAVGDTNQGEVQAAIAYKFD; this is translated from the coding sequence ATGCAGAGGAAGACACTGGCGTTATTGGCCGCACTGGCCAGCTTTTCCGGGGCCGCGCTGGCGGATGGCATTACAGGCGAAGCAGGACTCGGGGCGGGGTATCAACCGCATGATCCGACCGGCAGCCGTTACGAAACCCGACCGATCCCGTATCTGGATCTGGACTGGGGCGATGTCAGCCTCGGTACCGACGACGGCCTGACCTGGAGCGCCTTGAAAACCAACGGTTTCAGCGCCGGGCCGTACATCAACTACCTCTCCGGGCGCACCGCCAATGGTGAGTTGCGTGGCCTGCGTGATGTGCCCGACATGGCCGAGGCTGGCGGCTTCGTGCAATACGCTCCGGCCGATTTCTGGCGCGTGTTCGCCTTCGTTGGCCAGGCCGCCGGCGGTGGCAGCGGGCAGGGCGGCGTGTTTGGCAAAGTGGGCGGTGAAATCGGCTATCCACTGGGCGGCGGGGTGATTGGCAGCAGCAACCTGACCGCGCATTTTACCGATGCGCAGGGCACCCAGACCTTCTTCGGTGTCAGTGATCGCGAAGCGCAGGCCTCGGGCATCCGCGCGTACAACGCCGGCGGTGGTTTACAGAACGTGGCGCTGACCCAGAGCTTCGAGTTTGCGCTGGCGCCGCACTGGTCGCTGGTCACCAGCGCGAGCTGGATTCACCTGACCCGCTCGGCGGCCGACAGCAGCATCGTCAAAGCGGTAGGGGATACCAATCAGGGTGAAGTGCAGGCGGCCATCGCCTACAAGTTCGACTGA
- a CDS encoding HAD-IB family phosphatase, with translation MIDWHIVCDFDGTITRTDVIDSILERFADPSWEAIENEWLEGKIGSRECLSRQLALIKATPAQLLEFFDSIDIDPDFPDFVDHVIGLGASLEVVSDGIEQGIARILARNYVTLLPILANRLRQIDHDKWRIDFPYASDACRAASGNCKCKSTPNSKRVLVIGDGQSDMCVASTADFVFARDRLAEHCERNGIAYARFDSFAELPHLLARLPLAPAANAVTFSTETPSEAQETLHHV, from the coding sequence ATGATTGACTGGCACATCGTGTGTGATTTCGACGGGACCATCACCCGTACCGACGTGATCGACAGCATCCTTGAACGCTTCGCCGACCCGAGCTGGGAAGCCATCGAAAACGAATGGCTGGAGGGCAAGATCGGTTCCCGCGAATGCCTCAGCCGTCAGCTGGCGCTGATCAAGGCCACGCCTGCGCAACTGCTCGAGTTCTTCGACAGCATCGACATTGATCCCGACTTCCCCGACTTCGTCGACCACGTGATCGGCCTCGGCGCTTCGCTGGAAGTGGTCAGCGACGGTATCGAACAAGGCATCGCGCGAATTCTTGCGCGCAACTACGTGACGCTCCTGCCGATCCTCGCCAATCGCCTGCGCCAGATCGACCACGACAAGTGGCGCATTGATTTCCCTTACGCCAGCGATGCCTGCCGCGCCGCGTCCGGCAACTGCAAATGCAAGTCCACGCCGAACAGCAAACGCGTGCTGGTGATCGGCGACGGCCAGTCCGACATGTGCGTGGCGTCCACCGCCGACTTCGTTTTCGCCAGGGATCGCCTGGCCGAGCACTGCGAGCGCAACGGCATCGCCTACGCGCGCTTCGACAGCTTCGCCGAACTGCCACACCTGCTGGCCCGCCTGCCTCTGGCCCCGGCCGCCAACGCCGTCACTTTCAGCACCGAAACCCCTTCTGAAGCACAGGAAACCCTGCACCATGTCTGA
- a CDS encoding aspartate aminotransferase family protein, producing the protein MSDIRIATAEDQVLLEKEAKYCSYGDTVHYIEPPRIFSRCEGSYVWDTEDQAYLDLQMWYSAVNFGYANPRLNNALKQQIDTLPQIASQYLHKGKIELSEMIAVDAKKKFGLDGRVHFNVGGSQSIEDSLKVVRNATNGKSLMFAFEGGYHGRTLGASSITSSYRYRRRYGHFGERAQFIPFPYHFRGPKGMTKEEYGSHCVQQFARLFETEYNGVWDPKVGQSEYAAFYVEPIQGTGGYVIPPMNFYSELKHVLDQHGILMVVDEIQMGFYRTGKLWSIEHFDVKPDVIVFGKALTNGLNPLGGIWAREELINPKVFPPGSTHSTFASNPLGTAVGLEMFKMTSEVDYGARVMAKGKYFLEGLQDLQKRYPIIGDVDGLGLALRCEICTADGFTPDKATLDFMVEEGMKGDIEIDGRRLGLILDVGGYYKNVITLAPSLEISYAEIDLGLALLDRLLHRAMKR; encoded by the coding sequence ATGTCTGATATCCGCATCGCGACAGCCGAAGACCAGGTCCTTCTGGAAAAAGAAGCCAAATACTGCTCCTACGGCGACACCGTTCACTACATCGAACCGCCGCGCATCTTCAGCCGCTGCGAAGGCTCCTACGTCTGGGACACCGAAGATCAGGCCTATCTCGACCTGCAGATGTGGTACTCGGCGGTCAACTTCGGTTACGCCAACCCGCGTCTGAACAATGCACTGAAACAACAGATCGACACCCTGCCGCAAATCGCCAGCCAGTACCTGCACAAGGGCAAGATCGAGCTGTCGGAAATGATCGCGGTCGACGCCAAGAAAAAATTCGGCCTCGACGGCCGTGTGCATTTCAACGTCGGCGGTTCGCAGTCGATCGAGGACTCGCTGAAAGTGGTGCGCAACGCCACCAACGGCAAGAGCCTGATGTTCGCCTTCGAGGGCGGTTATCACGGCCGCACCCTCGGTGCATCGTCGATCACCTCCAGCTACCGTTATCGCCGCCGCTACGGTCACTTCGGTGAGCGTGCGCAGTTCATCCCGTTTCCGTACCACTTCCGTGGCCCGAAAGGCATGACCAAGGAAGAGTACGGCAGCCACTGCGTGCAGCAATTCGCGCGGTTGTTCGAGACTGAATACAACGGCGTCTGGGACCCGAAAGTCGGCCAGAGCGAATATGCTGCGTTCTACGTCGAGCCGATCCAGGGCACCGGCGGCTACGTGATCCCGCCGATGAACTTCTACAGCGAACTCAAGCACGTGCTGGATCAGCACGGCATCCTGATGGTCGTTGACGAAATCCAGATGGGTTTCTACCGCACCGGCAAGCTGTGGTCGATCGAACACTTTGACGTCAAACCCGACGTGATCGTCTTCGGCAAGGCGCTGACCAATGGCCTCAACCCGCTGGGCGGCATCTGGGCCCGCGAAGAGCTGATCAACCCGAAAGTCTTCCCGCCAGGCTCGACCCACTCCACCTTCGCCTCCAACCCGCTGGGCACTGCGGTGGGTCTGGAAATGTTCAAGATGACCAGCGAAGTCGATTACGGCGCAAGGGTCATGGCCAAGGGCAAATACTTCCTCGAAGGCCTGCAGGATCTGCAAAAGCGCTACCCGATCATCGGCGATGTCGACGGCCTCGGTCTGGCGCTGCGCTGCGAGATCTGCACCGCTGACGGTTTCACCCCGGACAAGGCCACCCTCGACTTCATGGTCGAAGAAGGCATGAAGGGCGACATTGAAATCGACGGCCGTCGTCTGGGCCTGATCCTTGACGTGGGCGGCTACTACAAGAACGTCATCACCCTGGCACCGTCGCTGGAAATCAGCTATGCGGAAATCGATCTGGGCCTGGCCCTGCTCGACCGCCTCCTGCATCGGGCAATGAAACGATGA